GTGGCCGAGGCGGGAAGTGCGGTGGGTTCCGGGTGCGTATCGGTGATCGCCCGGCAGATGGACGCTATTCGCGACACCTTCACCACCGAGCTGTTCGACATGATGAAAGGTGAGATTCAGGGTCTCAATTACGACCCCCGCATGCTGGACCTGTGGCACGCGAGCCTCACCGAGAACTTCGTGGCCGCGGTGCACTACCTGGAACGGGACGCCCCAACGGCGCTGCTCGAGGCGCCCGCCGCCGCACTCGCCTATGCGCGGGCGTCCGCGCAGCGGGATATACCGCTGGCGCCGTTGGTTCGGGCGCACCGGCTGGGTCACGCACGGTTCTTGGAGGTGGCGATGCAATACGTGTCGCGCCTCGAGCCGCGCCAGCAGGTGCCCACGATCATCGACCTGGTGAACCGCTCGGCGCGCGTCGTCGATCTGGTGGCCGACCAGATGATCCTCGCGTACGAGGAGGAACACGATCGCTGGCTGAGCCGCCGTGGCGGGATGCAGCAGCACTGGGTCACCGAGGTGCTGGCCGGAACTCCGGTCGACGTGCAGCGCGCCGAAAAGGTGTTGCGCTACGGCCTGGACGGTCGCCATGTCGCGGCGGTGGTGTGGGTGGATGGCTCGGTGCCCATCGACCAGGTGGTGGCGCGCTTCGATGAGGTCCGTTGCCTGATGGCGGCCGAGCTGGATGCGGCCGGCCGGTCGTTGCTGGTGCCGACCGACGAGCGGGAGGCGCGATTGTGGTTCTCGGTCGGCGCTGCCCCCGATCTGTCGGGCGTCCGTGGCGCCTTCGAGTCGGCGTGCATCGGGGCACGGGTGGCCTGCGGCCGGTCTGGTGACGGGTTGCGCGGTTTCCGGGCATCGATGAAGCAGGCCGAGTTGGTGAAGACGGTGGTGCTGGCCGGCGGGGACCGCCACGCCGCGCCGGTCGTCTTCTACGACGACGTGGCGCCGGTGGCGCTGATGGCCGGCGACGTGGAAGAGTTGCGGCGGTTCGTCGGTGAAGTGCTCGGCGATCTCGCCGGCGCCGACGAGCGCAACGAATGGCTGCGCGAGACGTTGCGCGAATTCCTGGTGCGCAACCGCAGCTACGTCGCCACCGCGGACGCAATGATATTGCACCGCAACACGATTCAGTACCGGGTCGGTCAAGCGATGGAACTCTGCGGCCAGGATTTCGATGATCCCGATGCGGTGTTCAAGGTCCAGACCGCGCTGGAGGCGTGCCGGTGGATGGCCCCGGCTGTGCTGCGCGCACAAAAGTGATCGTTAACTTCGGTTTCGGCGCATAGCGGGTCAATCGCTTCGGAGAGTTAGCGTTTGCCCACGTCAAGCGCCAACCGAAAGAGGCACACATGGACCGGCCCGCAGCCACCGGCAGCCAGGCTGATTGTGTGCTGCGCCTGATCGCTCAGATCTGCAAGCGCACCAATCTGCAGATGGACATCTATCAACGGGCGATTGTCATCGCGGAGACCGAAGGCCGCGCCGACCGGGTGCGTGATCTTCGGCGGTTCCTGGGGATGCAGCGCCAGGACCGACAGCTGCTGGACGAGCTGATTCAACGTCTACAGGGTCCGCGAGTCACGCCGCGTCCACGGTGTGTGGGCAGCGACCGCAGTCGGTCGCTGGGGGCGGCGGGCAAGCCATCCGTGCGCACTGAGGGGTCGCGCGGATGGCGTTCCCGCTGGCAGGCTTCCGGGGCGGTTCGCCGCGTCCGGCCGGGCGACCGGACGGCGCTGTCCGGCCCGGAAGGCGCGGGAGGTCCGGTGCTTCGCTGAATCACCATATAAGCCAATAACATTCACCGGGTTGGGAGCGGGCTTCCGAAACTCGGCCGATAGGCCTTCGGGTGGGCCGCATCGTGCCGATACATTGGACTGGCCACTAACGCTCCCTCCTGGAATGGGGCCAGCCATGGGATTCATCTCACCGGACCTTCCCGACGTCGATCACGAGACTTGGCTGACGCTGCCACGGGCGACGCGGCTCGAGGTCGTCACCCGGCACTGGGCGGAGAACGGCTTCGGCACACCGTACGCGGTCTATCTGCTCTACCTCTTCAAGATCGGCCTGTATGTGGCGGCTCCGGCGGCCATCATCTCGCTGACCCCCGGTCTGGGCGGGCTTAGCCACATCGCCGACTGGTGGACGCAACCGATCGTGTACCAGAAGGTCATCATCTTCACCCTGCTCTTCGAGGTTCTCGGGCTCGGTTGCGGGTCGGGGCCGCTCACCGGGCGCTTCATGCCGCCGATCGGCGGTGTCCTTTACTGGTTGCGCCCCAAGACGATTCGCCTGCCGGCCTGGCCCGACAAGGTGCCCCTGACCCGCGGCGACTCGCGCGGCATCGTCGACGTCGCGCTGTACGCGGTCGTGCTGGGTAGCGCGGTGTGGGCGTTGTTGTCACCGGGGCACGGCGTGCCGGCGACGGCCGCCGGTGATGTCGGTCTGATCGACCCGCTTCTGGTCGTCCCGACGATCGTCGCCCTGGCGCTGCTGGGTCTTCGCGACAAAACCATCTTCCTGGCCGCCCGCGGCGAACACTACTGGCTGAAGCTGTTCGTGTTCTTCTTCCCGTTCACCGATCAGATCGCCGCGTTCAAGATCATCATGCTGTTCCTCTGGTGGGGCGCGGCGACTTCCAAACTCAACCACCACTTCCCCTACGTGGTGGCCGTAATGACAAGCAACAACGCATTACTGCGCAGCCGACTGTTCCTACCGGTCAAGCACCTGCTCTACCGCGACCACGTCAACGATCTGCGGCCCACCTGGCTGCCGAAGTTCATGGCCCACGTCGGCGGCACCACAGCGGAATTCATCGTTCCCACGGTGCTGGTGTTCTTCGCCGGCGATCACCCGTGGCGCTGGTTCCTGATCGGATTCATGGTGATCTTCCACCTCAACATCCTGTCCAACCTCCCGATGGGAGTTCCGTTGGAGTGGAACGTTTTCTTCATCTTCTCGCTGTTCTATCTGTTCGGGCATTACGGCGCGATCCGCGCCACAGACCTGAGACAGCCACTGTTGTTGGCCCTCATCGCGATCGCGGTCGCCATCGTCATCGTGGGAAACATGTTCCCCGAGAAGATCTCGTTCCTTCCCGCGATGCGCTACTACGCCGGAAACTGGGCCACCAGCACCTGGTGTTTCCGCACGGGCGCCGAGGACAAAATCGAAGCCAACGTGGTGAAAAGCTCTGCGCTGGTTGTCAATCAGCTCACCAAGCTGTACGGCGCGCCGACCGCCGAGGTGATGTCTGACAAAGTGGGGGCATTCCGGGCGATGCACACCCACGGCCGCGCGCTCAACGGCCTGCTGCCCCGAGCGATCGACAACGAGGCCGATTACCGGGTGCGGGACGGTGAAATCGTGGCTGGGCCACTGGTCGGGTGGAACTTCGGCGAGGGTCACCTCCACAACGAACAGCTGTTGGAGGCACTGCAGCGGCGCTGCGACTTCGAGGACGGCGACGTCCGCGTCATCGTCCTCGAGGGTCAGCCGATCCACATTCAGAAGCAGTGGTATCGCATCGTCGATGCCAAGTCCGGTCTCATCGAATCCGGCTACGTGGACGTCAGCGAGATGCTGACCCGCCAGCCGTGGCCGGAACCCGGCGACGACTTTCCGGTGCACGTCACCACCGAGCCCGTCGTCCACGGAACCTCATGACCAAAGCCATCATCGTCGGTGCCGGGCCAAATGGTCTGGCCGCGGCGATTCACCTGGCCCGCCAGGGCATCGATGTGCACGTCCTGGAGGCCCAGGACACCATCGGCGGGGGAGTACAGTCAGGCGAACTGACAGTGCCCGGCGTCATTCACGACCACTGCTCGGCGTTTCACCCGCTGGGTGTCGGATCACCGTTCTGGCAGGAGATCGATCTGCTGAGCTACGGATTGACCTGGAAATGGCCGGAGGCCGACTGCGCCCATCCGCTCGACGACGGTTCCGTCGGCATGCTGTATCAGTCGGTTGCCAAGACCGCCAAGGGAATGGGCGCCGACCGCCGACGTTGGCGGGCCGCCGTCGGCGGGTTAGCGAAAGGATTCGACGACCTGGCCGAGGATCTGCTGCGGCCGGTCATCAACATTCCGCGGCATCCGTTGCGGCTCGCGTCGTTCGGTCCGCGCGCTCTGCTACCCGCCACCACGGTCGCCGGCTATTTCCGCACCGAACAGGCACGAGCGCTCTTCGGCGGAGCGGCCGCACACGCCTACACCCGACTGGACCGGCCATTGACCGCCTCACTGGGATTGATGATCCTGGCCAGCGGGCATCGTTACGGCTGGCCCGTCGCCAAAGGCGGGTCCGGCGCGATCACCAAAGCGCTGGCCGCGGCCCTGGACGCCGTCGGAGGACGGGTCACCACCGGTGTCAAGGTC
This genomic stretch from Mycobacterium paragordonae harbors:
- a CDS encoding DUF3556 domain-containing protein encodes the protein MGFISPDLPDVDHETWLTLPRATRLEVVTRHWAENGFGTPYAVYLLYLFKIGLYVAAPAAIISLTPGLGGLSHIADWWTQPIVYQKVIIFTLLFEVLGLGCGSGPLTGRFMPPIGGVLYWLRPKTIRLPAWPDKVPLTRGDSRGIVDVALYAVVLGSAVWALLSPGHGVPATAAGDVGLIDPLLVVPTIVALALLGLRDKTIFLAARGEHYWLKLFVFFFPFTDQIAAFKIIMLFLWWGAATSKLNHHFPYVVAVMTSNNALLRSRLFLPVKHLLYRDHVNDLRPTWLPKFMAHVGGTTAEFIVPTVLVFFAGDHPWRWFLIGFMVIFHLNILSNLPMGVPLEWNVFFIFSLFYLFGHYGAIRATDLRQPLLLALIAIAVAIVIVGNMFPEKISFLPAMRYYAGNWATSTWCFRTGAEDKIEANVVKSSALVVNQLTKLYGAPTAEVMSDKVGAFRAMHTHGRALNGLLPRAIDNEADYRVRDGEIVAGPLVGWNFGEGHLHNEQLLEALQRRCDFEDGDVRVIVLEGQPIHIQKQWYRIVDAKSGLIESGYVDVSEMLTRQPWPEPGDDFPVHVTTEPVVHGTS
- a CDS encoding phytoene desaturase family protein is translated as MTKAIIVGAGPNGLAAAIHLARQGIDVHVLEAQDTIGGGVQSGELTVPGVIHDHCSAFHPLGVGSPFWQEIDLLSYGLTWKWPEADCAHPLDDGSVGMLYQSVAKTAKGMGADRRRWRAAVGGLAKGFDDLAEDLLRPVINIPRHPLRLASFGPRALLPATTVAGYFRTEQARALFGGAAAHAYTRLDRPLTASLGLMILASGHRYGWPVAKGGSGAITKALAAALDAVGGRVTTGVKVTRRRDIPTADIVMLDLSPAQVLGIYGDAMPTRIKRSYSRYREGSSAFKVDFAIEGDIPWTNPDCAKAGTVHLGGSFEEVADTERRRAQGTMVERPFVLLGQQYLADPTRSAGNINPVYAYAHVPFGYTGDATAAVVDQIERFAPGFRDRIIATVSTGTAELEARNASYIGGDIIGGANDKLQILFRPRIAIDPYRIGVPGVYLCSQSAPPGAGIHGLCGYHAAESALRWLQTT
- a CDS encoding PucR family transcriptional regulator, producing MDAIRDTFTTELFDMMKGEIQGLNYDPRMLDLWHASLTENFVAAVHYLERDAPTALLEAPAAALAYARASAQRDIPLAPLVRAHRLGHARFLEVAMQYVSRLEPRQQVPTIIDLVNRSARVVDLVADQMILAYEEEHDRWLSRRGGMQQHWVTEVLAGTPVDVQRAEKVLRYGLDGRHVAAVVWVDGSVPIDQVVARFDEVRCLMAAELDAAGRSLLVPTDEREARLWFSVGAAPDLSGVRGAFESACIGARVACGRSGDGLRGFRASMKQAELVKTVVLAGGDRHAAPVVFYDDVAPVALMAGDVEELRRFVGEVLGDLAGADERNEWLRETLREFLVRNRSYVATADAMILHRNTIQYRVGQAMELCGQDFDDPDAVFKVQTALEACRWMAPAVLRAQK